A single region of the Vicia villosa cultivar HV-30 ecotype Madison, WI linkage group LG4, Vvil1.0, whole genome shotgun sequence genome encodes:
- the LOC131598340 gene encoding secreted RxLR effector protein 161-like — protein MVCPRRYRRLVGRLNYLTVTRPNITFAVSIVSQFLNAPFDTHCNAISRILRYIKNAPGKGLLYEDKGDAKIAYYSDADCAGSPLDRRFTSKYCVLIGGNMISWRSKKQNTIKLSNVEAEYHVMAATLKELV, from the coding sequence ATGGTATGTCCGAGAAGATATCGGCGTCTAGTGGGTAGACTAAATTATCTTACCGTCACCAGACCGAATATTACTTTTGCAGTGAGCATTGTGAGTCAATTtctgaatgctccttttgatacTCATTGCAATGCAATTAGTCGGATTCTCAGATATATAAAGAATGCACCAGGAAAAGGATTATTATATGAAGATAAGGGGGATGCTAAAATCGCATATTATTCAGATGCAGATTGCGCAGGATCACCATTGGATAGAAGATTCACTTCCAAATATTGTGTTCTTATCGGAGGAAATATGATCTCATGGAGGAGCAAGAAACAAAACACAATTAAACTATCTAATGTTGAAGCTGAATATCATGTTATGGCAGCAACACTAAAGGAACTTGTCTGA
- the LOC131596008 gene encoding protein kinase STUNTED-like — MITGRSASSGGRTVVVGVKMEDHSHSHCSELLTWALVNVAQPGDLIVALHVLPNHETVNRDGKSSLFSLVKAFDSILSGYEGFCNLKQVDLKLKICRGSSVRRILVREANDYCATHVIVGAPRGFSKIRPSISIGRYCAKKLSKDCWVFAVDNGKVVFKRDGSSSTNCADLKGSRVGLLGSIQWKFGKSSKVLNDDMQDSILSDSSCYKAGDRESYGGSDRENEKNLLAMVPVKVTDAGSSMKTLHYREVADLKPGWPLLHSRISSSDRRFSERSSFPKISVVQWAMQLPSRNLSYDKDQLLGLDSKSGALVPVDAEIGTIASPERKSVNIPKELVGLHEKYSSSCRLFKYQELVSATSNFLPENLIGKGGSSEVYKGCLPDGKEVAVKILKPSDDVLKEFVLEIEIITTLHHVNIISLVGFCFEDDNLLLVYDFLSRGSLEHNLHGNKKNLLEFGWTERYKVALGVAKALEYLHNNGDQTVIHRDVKSSNVLLSEDFEPQLSDFGLAKWASSSSSYTTCTDVAGTFGYLAPEYFMYGKVNDKIDVYAFGVVLLELLSGRKPISGDYPKGQESLVMWASPILNSGKLSQLLDPSLGDNYDHEKIERMVLAATLCIRRAPGARPQMNLISKVLKGDAVVMKWARIEINALKATELLDEEASPTSNLQSHLNLALLDVEDDALSLWSVDQNVSLEDYLRGRWSRSSSFD; from the exons ATGATCACCGGACGCTCCGCCTCCAGTGGAGGCCGTACTGTCGTGGTTGGTGTCAAGATGGAGGATCATTCTCACAGTCACTGCTCGGAGTTGCTTACTTGGGCGTTAGTTAATGTCGCTCAACCTGGTGATCTTATTGTGGCTCTTCATGTTCTTCCAAATCACG AAACTGTGAATAGAGATGGGAAATCGTCTTTGTTTTCTCTTGTTAAAGCATTTGATTCTATTCTTTCTGGTTATGAAGGATTCTGCAATTTGAAACAG GTGGATCTGAAGCTTAAGATTTGCCGGGGTTCGTCGGTGAGGAGGATTTTGGTTAGAGAAGCAAATGATTATTGTGCAACTCATGTTATAGTTGGAGCACCGCGAGGTTTTAGTAAAATTAGACCATCTATTTCTATAGGAAGGTATTGTGCTAAGAAGTTATCTAAGGATTGTTGGGTTTTTGCTGTTGATAATGGGAAAGTTGTGTTCAAGAGAGATGGATCATCGTCTACGAATTGCGCcgatttaaaag GCAGTCGAGTTGGGTTGCTTGGTTCGATTCAATGGAAATTCGGCAAGAGTTCAAAAGTACTGAATGATGATATGCAAGATTCGATATTGTCAGATTCATCTTGCTACAAAGCTGGAGATCGAGAGTCTTATGGTGGCAGTGATAGGGAGAACGAAAAGAACTTGTTAGCTATGGTGCCTGTAAAGGTAACTGATGCCGGTTCGAGCATGAAAACTTTGCATTACAGAGAGGTGGCTGATTTGAAACCTGGTTGGCCACTACTACATAGCAGAATTTCATCATCGGACAGGAGATTTTCTGAAAGATCTTCGTTTCCTAAGATTTCTGTGGTTCAATGGGCAATGCAGTTGCCCTCTAGAAATCTTTCATATGATAAAGATCAATTATTGGGTCTAGATAGCAAAAGTGGTGCTCTTGTTCCGGTGGATGCTGAAATAGGGACAATTGCTTCACCCGAACGCAAATCCGTAAACATTCCTAAAGAATTGGTGGGGCTTCATGAGAAATACTCATCGTCTTGTAGATTGTTTAAGTACCAAGAACTTGTATCAGCAACATCAAATTTCTTGCCTG AAAATTTGATAGGGAAAGGAGGAAGTAGTGAGGTTTATAAAGGCTGTCTTCCTGATGGAAAGGAAGTTGCTGTTAAGATCTTAAAGCCTTcggatgatgttttgaaggaaTTTGTTTTAGAGATAGAAATTATCACTACTTTGCATCACGTAAACATCATTTCCCTCGTTGGATTTTGctttgaagatgataatcttcTTTTGGTCTATGATTTCTTATCAAGAGGGAGCCTTGAACACAACCTTCACG GTAATAAGAAAAATCTACTCGAGTTCGGTTGGACCGAGAGATATAAAGTGGCACTGGGTGTTGCCAAGGCATTGGAGTATCTGCATAATAATGGTGACCAAACTGTGATCCATCGCGATGTAAAATCATCAAATGTGTTATTATCCGAGGATTTTGAACCTCAG CTCTCTGACTTTGGACTCGCTAAATGGgcatcatcctcatcatcataTACAACTTGCACCGATGTTGCCGGAACTTTTGG TTACTTGGCTCCTGAATACTTCATGTATGGTAAAGTAAATGATAAGATTGATGTCTATGCATTTGGCGTCGTGCTTCTTGAGCTTCTTTCAGGGAGAAAGCCTATAAGTGGCGATTATCCTAAGGGTCAAGAGAGCCTTGTCATGTGG GCAAGTCCGATTCTAAATAGTGGGAAGCTGTCGCAATTGTTGGATCCTAGTTTGGGTGATAACTATGATCATGAAAAGATAGAAAGGATGGTCTTAGCAGCCACACTTTGTATCAGGCGTGCTCCGGGAGCTAGACCTCAAATGAACCTT ATCTCAAAGGTTCTTAAAGGTGATGCTGTAGTAATGAAGTGGGCAAGGATAGAAATTAATGCTTTGAAAGCTACAGAATTGCTTGATGAAGAAGCTTCTCCAACTTCTAACTTACAGTCACACCTAAATCTTGCACTGCTTGATGTGGAGGACGACGCACTCTCCTTATGGAGTGTTGATCAAAATGTCTCTTTAGAGGACTACTTGAGAGGCAGGTGGAGCCGTTCATCTAGCTTCGATTGA